The genomic DNA CCGGCTCAGGGCAGGGTGAGCCCGTACGCCTGGAGCGCGGGGACCACCGGCTGGTAGAACGTCGCCCCGCCGGAGCTGCACGAGCCGCCGGACACGATGAGACCGAGCGCCGTGCCGCCGGAGTAGGCGGGCCCGGCGCCGTCGCCCGGCTCGACGCAGACGTTGGAGCGGAACAGGCCGTAGACGATCCCCTCGGGGTAAGCGATGGTGTCGTTGACCGAGACGACCCGGCCGCAGTGCACGCCCGTGGTCCGGCCGGCGTGGCACACCTGCTGCCCGACCGAGGGCTGGGCGGCGCCGGTGATCTGGATCGCCCCCGGTCCCGCCGACAGCTCGCTGGGGTAGGTGAAGCCGGGGTTGGTGTAGCGGACCAGGGCGAAGTCGCCGCCCGGGAAGTTCACGCTCTCGGTCCTGCCGATCTCCACCGTCCTGGCGGGATCCGCGTACCAGACCGGTCCCGCGGCGTCGGCGCAGCGGCCCTGCATCAGGGCGTAACGCTCCCCGCCGCGGCCCGCGTTGAAGCCGACCTGGCAGGACGGTCCGGTGCTGCTGTAGAGGACGTCGCCGCCGCGGACGGCCTGGTCCTGCGCCCCGGCGGCGGGCGGGGCGAGGGCGGTGAGCACGGCGAGGAGCGCGGCGGCCAGGACGGCCGCGAGTGGGGTGAGCCTCAGGGGGGCGGAGTGCGGGGTGAGCGGAGCGCGACGTAAGTTCACGGATCCTCCCGTCGTGGGGTCGGCCAGCGCATTGTCGCGCAGGGCCGACTGCCCCGTACAGCAGAGCCGTTCGGCCCTATTCGGGTGCGTATCACCCGCGGCATGCTGGTCCCGCCTCGGCGAGCCGTGGCGTGGGGGGTGAGAGCCGATGCGGCGCGGAAGCCCGCGCCGCATCGGCTCGCCTTCGTCTTCGCCGTCCCCTCCCGTACGGCCGGCCGCCGCGCGCGCCCGCCGGCTACCGCTCGGAGGGCCCCGCGCTCCCCTGCCGCCAGTGCGGCTCCACCCGCGCCCAGTCGCGCCCCCACTCCGCCGCGCGCCTGCGGTCGAGACGTACGCGCACGACGGTCCTGGACCCGAACACCAGGCATCCCACCACTCCGGCCGCCCCGCCGGCGGCCACCGCGCTCTGCACGCCGGTGTCGCCCGCGGGCGGCGGCGGGTCCACGGCGTGCCGGCCCGCCGCGTCCGTCCAGATCTCCGCCTCCGCGCCCTTGAGCAGCCCGGCGGACACCGGCGTACGTCCGGTGTGCGCCCGCCCGTCCGCGTCCCGCCAGCGGACCCTGGTGGTCACCTCGCCGCCCGACCACGCGTCGCCCCGCAGCATCGTCAGCGGCGGCGCGTCCTCCAGCAGCACGGCCGTCGTACGCTGCCGCTCCGCGCTGCGGCTGCTCAACTCCTCGTGGACCGCGGCCGCGGACGCCCAGGCGGCCGCGGTGCCGCCGAGGGCGAACACCGTGACTGCGCCGAACGTCACCCAGCCCTCCAGCACGTCCGTACGCCGTCTGAAGGGGTTGCGCCGGCTCCACACTCTGCGTACCGGGCGGTCCCCCTCGCGCCCCATGCCCGCTCCCGCGGCCATCGGCACCCCCCATCCGCTTCCCTTGCGCCCGGGTAAGGCTCTCCCACCGACTGTCGCACTTCGGCCCCCGTTCGGCGAGAACCGGGCGGACGCCGGCGCGCGGGTCGTAGCATCCGGGTGCCCGCAGCGTGCCGGTCATGGGCCCGTTCGGCCCTACCCCCGGGCACGTGCGGCCGAGGACGATCGAGCCAGCCGAGCAGGAGCGGAAAGGTGCCCGACGTGACAGTGGAAAGGAAATTCTCGGCGGCCCGGCCCATCAGGGTCTTCCTCGTCGACGACCACGAGGTGGTCCGGCGGGGCCTGCGCGACCTGCTGGAGGCCGAGCCCGGCATCGAAGTGACCGGCGAGGCGGGCACGTTCGCCCAGGCGCTGGCCCGCGGGCCCGCGCTGCGGCCCGACGTCGCCGTACTGGACGTCCGGCTGCCGGACGGCGACGGGATCGGGGTCTGCCGCGAGCTGCGCTCGCGGATGCCCGAGCTGGCGTGCCTGATGCTGACGTCCTTCGACGACGACGACGCGCTGCTGGACGCGATCATGGCGGGTGCCTCGGGGTACGTGCTCAAGCAGATCAAGGGCGGCGACCTGGTCTCCGCGGTACGGACCGTGGCCTCCGGGCAGTCCATGCTCGACCCCGCCACCACCGCCCGGCTGATGACGAACCTGCGCCGCGACGACGTTCCCTCCGCGCCGGAGAACGAGGTGCTCGCCGGTCTGTCGCCGCGCGAGCTGGACGTGCTGGAGCTGATCGGCGAGGGCCTGACGAACCGGCAGATCGGCCAGCGGCTCTACCTGTCCGAGAAGACGGTCAAGAACCACATCTCCCGGCTGCTCGCCAAGCTGGGCGTGGAGCGCCGGATACAGGCGGCGGTGCTCGCCAGCAAGGCCCACCGCCCGCCGGGCGCGTGACGCCCGCCGTACGCACCCGCCGCGGCCCGCGCGCCGCACCGCTCACCCCCGGCCGGGGTCCTGCCCGCTCCCGTCCGTGCCGCCCCCGCCGTCCTCCCGCCCGTCCGCCTGCTCCCCCGGGCCGCCCCGCTCCTGCGCCGCCCGGCGGTCCAGCGGCACCCGCCACACCAGGCGCGTACCACCGCCGGCCGGCGGGTCGAGCATCAGCTCGCCGCCGAGCTGCCTGGCCCGTTCCGCGATGTTCGCCAGCCCGCTGCGCCGCCCGCCGGCCGGCAGGCCGCGCCCGTTGTCCGTCACCGTGAGGGCGACCAGGCCCTGCCCGGCGATCACCGTGATCTCGACCGACGACGCGCCCGCGTGCCGGGCGGCGTTGGACAGCGCCTCCCCGAGCACCGCCACGAGGTGGTCGGCCACCGGCGCCGGCACGTCGGTGTCGAGCAGCCCCTCGGTGCGCAGCACCGGCGTGAACCCGAGGGTGGCGACCGAGTCCTTGGCCTGGCTGAGCACGCGCAGCCGCAGGCCCTGCGCGGTCGGCCCGTGCTCGTGTCTGCGCAGGCCGAAAATCGTGGTTCGGATGATCTTGATGGTCTCGTCCAGGTCGTCCACGGCGCGCAGCAGCCGCTCGGTGCCCTCCTCGTGGGTCACGAAGCGCACCGCGCTCTGGAGCGTCATACCGGTGGCGAACAGCCGCTGGATGGCCAGGTCGTGCAGGTCCCGGGCGATGCGGTCGCGGTCCTCGAAGAGCGCGAGCTGCTCGGCGTCCCGGCGCCGCTGGGCCAGCTCCATGGCCACCGCCGCCTGCCCGGCGAAGCCGACGAGGGCGTCGGTCTCCTCCGGGCCGAAGCGCTCGCCGCCCGCCTCCCGGCCGACGAGCAGCACGCCGCGCAGCCCGTCGCTGGTGCCCAGCGGTACGGCGACCGCCGGGCCGATGCCGTTTTCCGGCAGCCCGCCGTCCCGTACCCGGGGGTCCTTCGTCACGTCGTCGCTGATCGCCAGCTCCACCCGGGTGAAGGCGGCGCCGGACAGCGTCCCCTTCATGGGCAGCGTGCGCCCTTCGAGCACGTCGGCCGCGGTGCCCTGGGCGAGCACGATACGCAGCTCGTCTGCGCCCTCGGCGGGCAGCGCGACGGTGCCGAGGTCGGCCTTGAGGATGCTGCGGGCCCGGTCGAGCATCAGGCCCAGCACCTCTTCCTCCTGGGCGCCGGAGAGCAGGGTGTTGGTCACCTCGCCGCTGGCCTCGATCCAGCGCTGCCGGCGGCGGGCCTCCTCGTACAGCCGGGCGTTCTCGATCGCCACGCCCGCGGCCACGGCGAGCGTCGACAGGACCGCCTCGTCCTCGCCGTCGAACTCCTTGGCGCTGCGCTTCTCGGTGAGGTAGAGGTTGCCGAAGACCTCGTCGCGGACCCGGATGGGCACGCCGAGGAAGGAGTGCATCGGCGGGTGGTTGGCCGGGAGGCCGTACGAGGACGGGTGGTCCTGCAGCTCCTGGATGCGCAGCGCCTCGGGGTGCCGGATCAGCTCGCCGAGGACGCCGTGCCCCTGCGGCAGCGGGCCGATCTCCTCGTACTCCTCGACGGAGATCCCCACGGGGATGAACTGCGCCAGCCGCTCGCCGTGTTCGATGACGCCGAGCGCACCGTACTCGGCGTCCACGAGCACCACCGCGGCCTCCACGATCCGCCGCAGGACCTGGCGCAGGTCCAGCTCCCTGCCGACCGTGAGCACCGCCTCCAGCAGGCTGTGCACCCGGTCGCGGGTGCCGCGCACCTCGTCGATGCGCAGTTGCAGCTCGTCCAGGAGCTGGTCGAGCTGGAGGCGGGGCAGGTGCCCGCCGCCGTGTCCGCTTGTCGCCATCGCATCCCCCCACAGGACCCCGGGTGGTCAGACAGCACCTCCCCGCACCACGGTAGCCACGTCGTCACGCTCCGGGAGCCTTTCCCGGTCACCCGAATGCACGTTGCGGCGCGGGCCTGCGGAAAGCCTCACGGAATGTGGACACCGGCGAGGCTCCCGGCCGCCGGGTCCTGCGGCGGGGGTCCCGCTCGGCGGGCGCGCCGCCGGTGTGTGCCCTTACCGTGGGCATATGGCAGAGAACGAGACCCTGGCCCTGCACGCCGCCGCGCTCGATCAGTTCACCCGGCACGTCCACCAGGTCGGTCCCGACCAGTGGGGTGCGGCCACGCCGTGTACGGAGTGGAGTGTGCGGGATCTCGTCAACCACATGACGGTCGAGCAGTTGTGGGTGCCGCCGCTGCTCTCCGGCGACAGGGTCGAGGGAGTGGGCGACGAGTACGGGGGCGACCAGCTCGGCGACGATCCGGTGGAGGTCTGGGACGGTGCCTCCGCCGAGGCCCGCGCCGCCTTCGCGGAGCCGCTCGCCCTGGCTCGTACGGTGCACCT from Streptomyces sp. CMB-StM0423 includes the following:
- a CDS encoding S1 family peptidase; translation: MNLRRAPLTPHSAPLRLTPLAAVLAAALLAVLTALAPPAAGAQDQAVRGGDVLYSSTGPSCQVGFNAGRGGERYALMQGRCADAAGPVWYADPARTVEIGRTESVNFPGGDFALVRYTNPGFTYPSELSAGPGAIQITGAAQPSVGQQVCHAGRTTGVHCGRVVSVNDTIAYPEGIVYGLFRSNVCVEPGDGAGPAYSGGTALGLIVSGGSCSSGGATFYQPVVPALQAYGLTLP
- a CDS encoding Rv1733c family protein, yielding MGREGDRPVRRVWSRRNPFRRRTDVLEGWVTFGAVTVFALGGTAAAWASAAAVHEELSSRSAERQRTTAVLLEDAPPLTMLRGDAWSGGEVTTRVRWRDADGRAHTGRTPVSAGLLKGAEAEIWTDAAGRHAVDPPPPAGDTGVQSAVAAGGAAGVVGCLVFGSRTVVRVRLDRRRAAEWGRDWARVEPHWRQGSAGPSER
- a CDS encoding response regulator codes for the protein MPDVTVERKFSAARPIRVFLVDDHEVVRRGLRDLLEAEPGIEVTGEAGTFAQALARGPALRPDVAVLDVRLPDGDGIGVCRELRSRMPELACLMLTSFDDDDALLDAIMAGASGYVLKQIKGGDLVSAVRTVASGQSMLDPATTARLMTNLRRDDVPSAPENEVLAGLSPRELDVLELIGEGLTNRQIGQRLYLSEKTVKNHISRLLAKLGVERRIQAAVLASKAHRPPGA
- a CDS encoding sensor histidine kinase — translated: MATSGHGGGHLPRLQLDQLLDELQLRIDEVRGTRDRVHSLLEAVLTVGRELDLRQVLRRIVEAAVVLVDAEYGALGVIEHGERLAQFIPVGISVEEYEEIGPLPQGHGVLGELIRHPEALRIQELQDHPSSYGLPANHPPMHSFLGVPIRVRDEVFGNLYLTEKRSAKEFDGEDEAVLSTLAVAAGVAIENARLYEEARRRQRWIEASGEVTNTLLSGAQEEEVLGLMLDRARSILKADLGTVALPAEGADELRIVLAQGTAADVLEGRTLPMKGTLSGAAFTRVELAISDDVTKDPRVRDGGLPENGIGPAVAVPLGTSDGLRGVLLVGREAGGERFGPEETDALVGFAGQAAVAMELAQRRRDAEQLALFEDRDRIARDLHDLAIQRLFATGMTLQSAVRFVTHEEGTERLLRAVDDLDETIKIIRTTIFGLRRHEHGPTAQGLRLRVLSQAKDSVATLGFTPVLRTEGLLDTDVPAPVADHLVAVLGEALSNAARHAGASSVEITVIAGQGLVALTVTDNGRGLPAGGRRSGLANIAERARQLGGELMLDPPAGGGTRLVWRVPLDRRAAQERGGPGEQADGREDGGGGTDGSGQDPGRG
- a CDS encoding TIGR03086 family metal-binding protein, producing MAENETLALHAAALDQFTRHVHQVGPDQWGAATPCTEWSVRDLVNHMTVEQLWVPPLLSGDRVEGVGDEYGGDQLGDDPVEVWDGASAEARAAFAEPLALARTVHLSYGDSSAESYCLEMAVDAIVHSWDLARGIEADDVLPAELAEFALAQVEPQTRMLAASGLFAAPVPVPPDADAQTRLLGLTGRRA